In Aquiflexum balticum DSM 16537, a single genomic region encodes these proteins:
- a CDS encoding toxin-antitoxin system YwqK family antitoxin yields the protein MNSKNLLLLFLMTVSHAVFPQKDKKAEMADPDSTGVMPDNLLPTTAPILLFDDHSKSDKKKAEKKKIKKNIYYGERTKKGYTKQTVRDQTQYQIFNYTTQNRESDPYIRDIHWYDARDKIIRTKEFDPSRGFLLHGPYSKEIDEVVLEKGNFFFGTKHGTWLTFDNKSILLDKLHYSEGWPKDSKVTYYNREERKIEKLTPIEYELMEGNFFHFHETGQVAVTGEYHFGEKVGLWTEYWNTKNNKIIRKREIQYQEIPFSKDFRPYIRAEWDPEGNLVYRKEGLSSN from the coding sequence TCAAAAAGATAAAAAAGCTGAAATGGCCGATCCGGATTCAACAGGGGTGATGCCTGATAATCTGTTGCCCACTACAGCCCCAATTCTTCTTTTTGATGATCATTCAAAATCTGACAAGAAAAAAGCAGAGAAGAAAAAAATAAAAAAGAATATCTATTATGGCGAGCGGACTAAAAAAGGATACACCAAACAAACCGTAAGGGATCAGACACAATATCAAATTTTCAATTATACTACGCAAAACAGAGAATCTGATCCCTATATCAGAGATATTCATTGGTATGATGCAAGAGATAAAATAATCAGAACAAAAGAATTCGATCCTTCCAGAGGTTTTTTGTTACATGGCCCATATTCTAAGGAAATCGATGAGGTGGTTCTAGAAAAGGGCAATTTTTTCTTTGGCACCAAACACGGAACATGGTTGACATTTGACAACAAATCCATCCTTCTGGATAAACTGCACTATTCTGAAGGTTGGCCAAAAGACTCAAAAGTGACCTATTATAATCGGGAAGAAAGGAAGATTGAAAAATTGACACCTATTGAATATGAATTGATGGAGGGAAATTTTTTCCATTTTCATGAAACGGGACAGGTTGCCGTAACCGGAGAGTACCACTTTGGTGAAAAGGTGGGACTATGGACTGAATACTGGAATACAAAAAACAACAAAATCATCCGCAAAAGAGAAATTCAGTATCAAGAGATACCCTTCAGTAAAGATTTCAGACCTTATATACGGGCCGAATGGGACCCGGAAGGTAATCTGGTCTATAGAAAGGAAGGTTTAAGCTCCAATTAA
- a CDS encoding MarR family winged helix-turn-helix transcriptional regulator: MTQEQFSKYSFLLDRTARRVKQYAQQKFKLGDFDITVDQWLILKNLSENDLLSQTELAQMVFKDQPTLTRIIDILVKKGFVQRVPHPLDRRSFQLLLTNEGKSKVEELKPQIASIREKAWENLDKSDFEEFKRILNTIYNNLE, from the coding sequence ATGACACAAGAACAATTCAGTAAATACTCATTCCTTCTTGACCGAACTGCAAGACGCGTGAAACAGTACGCCCAACAAAAGTTTAAGCTTGGAGACTTTGACATTACTGTAGATCAATGGCTTATTTTGAAAAATCTTTCCGAAAATGACCTTTTGAGTCAAACAGAATTAGCCCAAATGGTATTTAAAGATCAACCTACCCTTACCAGAATCATTGACATATTGGTCAAAAAAGGATTTGTACAAAGAGTACCCCATCCTCTGGACAGAAGGAGTTTTCAATTGCTGTTGACCAATGAAGGGAAGTCCAAAGTAGAGGAACTAAAACCACAGATTGCTTCTATCCGGGAGAAGGCCTGGGAAAATCTTGATAAATCAGATTTTGAAGAATTCAAAAGGATTTTGAACACCATTTACAACAATCTTGAATAG